CAATGGAAGATTGTTGATAAACTGCTCAATGTTCGCCATCCGGATTGCATACATCAACCGCTCCCGGTCTGCTTCTTCCTGTACCGTTATGTTTTTTGCTATCGTATCTGCAAAAATATACCCATTCGTCATCACCACCCCACATTGATCTCTCCACCACCGGGACGATACATTGCCCATAGCCGTATTTCCAATATAGATCTGTCCTTCTGCCGGCTCATAAAATTTCAACAACAGCTTCATCAACGTCGTCTTTCCACTACCACTGGTGCCCACAATAGCAGTCACCTTTCCCATCGTCAGGTCCAGGTTGATATTATTCAGCACATGTGCCGATGAAGGCCCTCCGTATTGGAAGGAAATATCCTGCAACCGGATAATACCCTCCCTCGAAGGTTTTGTTTCTGCAAGAATGTCCACATGATGCCCATTCAATGGGACCTCCGAAACGGCCACCAACTCATGATCCGGCGTTACTTCATCCGGCTTCTCTTCTTCCTCACGGGTATGAATTTCACTCAGTCTTTCAAGGCTGATCTTTGCATCCTGCGCACCCTGTATAAAGTTAATCAACTGATCTACCGGCGAGTTCAATTGCCCGATCACATACGATACGCTCAACATCATACCCAGCGACATATGACCATTCAATACCTCCCGGGCTGCAATATAAGTAGCCAGTATATTCTTTAACTGTGAAAAGAAATTAGAACCTACCAACTGATACTGGTTGATGGCCAGTCCACTCACATTGATCTTAAACATCTTCGCCTGTATCCGCTCCCAACCCCACCTGAACGTGGTTTCACTATTGTTCATCTTGATCTCCTGCATACCGGATACGATCTCATACAAGGTATTCTGGTTATCCGTCAGCTGCTGAAACCGCGCATAGTTCAACTCTCGCCGCTTCTTCTGATAAAACAATATCCAGACAATAGCACATACTGACCCCCCAAAGAATACCCAGAATACCGTAAGACTATATACCGCCAGTACGACAGAAAATACCACCAGGTTCACCAGCGAGAACAAGGTATTAAATGACGTGCCCGTCAGGAATGATTCTATCTTATTGTGATCAGCTATCCGCTGACTAATATCACCCGGCATCTTGGTGTCAAAAAACCTGACCGGCAATTTCATCAGCTTACTGAGAAAATCAGATATAATTGAAATATTGATCCTGCTCCCAACATGCAACAATAACCATCCCCTTATCACATCTATCGCCGTATTGCCTGCAAACAATGCCAGTTGCGAAAACAATATTAACGACACAAATTCCGGATGCTGCTGGTTTATACCATAATCCACCAATGCCTGCGTCAAAAAAGGAGCGATCAGTGACAATACACTACCCACTACCATTCCAAGTAATAACTGCAAAAAATAGTTTCTATAAGGACGAACATAATTCAGCAAAAACGAAAAGCTCTTTACCTCTTTTTTTTCCCCCTCGTTATCATAAAATGATGCAGTCGGAGACATCAACAATGCAATTCCACAATTATCAGCCGTTCTGACCCACGCCTTTATAAAAGTAGCCTTATCCACCTTTACCAATCCAAATGCAGGATCGGCTACCATTATCTTGCCGTTCCTCCTGCTGTTATAATCCTGCGGAGGCAACACTACAAAGTGGTTCTGGTTCCAATATAATATACATGGC
This Chitinophaga sancti DNA region includes the following protein-coding sequences:
- a CDS encoding peptidase domain-containing ABC transporter; this encodes MRKRFPIYKQLDKMDCGPTCLKMIAAWYGKHYSLQTLRDHSYMTREGVNLKNISDLATKIGFRTVGAKLSFEQLDSEATLPCILYWNQNHFVVLPPQDYNSRRNGKIMVADPAFGLVKVDKATFIKAWVRTADNCGIALLMSPTASFYDNEGEKKEVKSFSFLLNYVRPYRNYFLQLLLGMVVGSVLSLIAPFLTQALVDYGINQQHPEFVSLILFSQLALFAGNTAIDVIRGWLLLHVGSRINISIISDFLSKLMKLPVRFFDTKMPGDISQRIADHNKIESFLTGTSFNTLFSLVNLVVFSVVLAVYSLTVFWVFFGGSVCAIVWILFYQKKRRELNYARFQQLTDNQNTLYEIVSGMQEIKMNNSETTFRWGWERIQAKMFKINVSGLAINQYQLVGSNFFSQLKNILATYIAAREVLNGHMSLGMMLSVSYVIGQLNSPVDQLINFIQGAQDAKISLERLSEIHTREEEEKPDEVTPDHELVAVSEVPLNGHHVDILAETKPSREGIIRLQDISFQYGGPSSAHVLNNINLDLTMGKVTAIVGTSGSGKTTLMKLLLKFYEPAEGQIYIGNTAMGNVSSRWWRDQCGVVMTNGYIFADTIAKNITVQEEADRERLMYAIRMANIEQFINNLPLGLNTKIGTSGNDISSGQKQRILIARAIYKQPKFIFLDEATSTLDANNERIIMENLQKFFTGRTVFIIAHRLSTVKNADQIVVLEKGKIVEIGNHQQLTMKKGHYFSLVKNQLELGN